The following is a genomic window from Salinibacter grassmerensis.
CCGCGGTCTTGGCACCGGGCGTGGGAACTGCAACGTGCGGCGTGGGGCGCCCGGTCGGCCCTGCGGACGGACGCGACAGAGACGGCGCGGCGATGGGCGGCCCGGGCCACGCGCCAGGCCCGAGTGCTCGGGGACGAAGAACGAGCCGCTCTCTTTGCGTGGTGGGAGCGTCGGGCCGCCGAGTCGGGGATCACGTCTCGAGCCGGTCGATCTCGCCTTTCGCCTCCGAACCACGCGTCCCACCTGCTGGTTGAGGCAGGCGAGTCCCCCACGAGGGCCTCTCGGTGCAAAGTTGTCCCCGCCACTATCCACAATGGGTCACGTGACTGGTAGTATAGACGTCGCTTTTCGTCGGGCGCTCGGGCTGTGCTTGTGTGTCGTGGCGCTTGGTCTGACTGCTGGGTGCAAGTCGGCGGAGGAGACGGAACAGGCGGAGTCCACTCCGGCCTCGCCGGCGGTCCAACCGGAGTTGGCCTCGCCGTCTGCCTCGGTCCGCACGATTCAGCTGTACCAGGGGGACGACGAGCAGAGCCTGCCGGTTACGTCGATGACAGGGGGCGACGGCCTGACGCTGGAGTTCGATCTGCTGACGGAAGAAGGACGCCCACTCTCAATCTATTTCCAGCACGCCGACCGAACGTGGCGCCGCGATCTCTCGCCGGGACAGACCCTGGAATCGTTTCAGGACGATCGCCTCGTGGATTATCGTCCGTCCCGGGGGACGAAGGTGTCGTACGTGCACTACCAGTACCGCTTCCCCAACGACGACATTCGGTTCCGGATCAGCGGCAACTACGTTCTGCGGGTGACCGAGCGGGGCCGCCGGGACTCGGTTCTCTTCGAGCAGCCGTTCTTCGTGACGGAGGCGGAAGGGGGGCTCCAGTTGGACGCCGAGGGGCTTCCGGTGCCGGGGCAGCGACAGCCGTCCCTCCGCCCGCGTGCCCGTTTCGCCCCGCCGTCCGCGATTCGAGGCGACCCGTTCGGACACGCCGTGTGCTTCGTCCGGAACGGTCGTCTCGCGGACACCCGCTGCGAAGACCGTCCGCTGCTGGCGCGGCAGCCCAACCTGGAATTTGAACTGGGGCGGGATCGGGCCTACGCCCCCGCGACGGCGGAGTACGGACTCGACCTCAGCACGCTCCGGTCTACCGCCCAGATTGCCCGGGTCGAACGCACCCCGTCGCCCATTCGGGTCTTTCTGGACCCCGACTACGCCCGCTTCACGGAAGCATCGCGAGGACCGAGCCTGAACGGGCAGACGGTCGTTCGAAGTGCCCTCTCGGCCCAGGCAGATCCGAGCATTACCGCCGAGTACGTGGAGACAACCTTTGCCTTTGTGCCGTCTGGCGAGACGCCCTACAGACGGCCCCTAACCGTGGCCGGAAGTTTTAGCGGAATGGACCCGGCCCGGGGCATCCAAATGGACTGGAACGAGCGGCGGGGCCGGTACGAGGGACGTGTTCTCCTGAAGCAGGGCCGCCACCAGTATTTCTACTCGACATCGGACCCGAGCCTTGCGCAGGAGGTTCGCCGAACGCAACCCCGACGGGCCAGTACCTACACGGCGTTTGTCTATTACCGAGACGCCCAGTACAACACCGACCGCCTGCTTCGGGTGGGGGGGCTTCGGCCTTGATCCCGAAAGAAAAACGCCCCATCCCGAACCGAATGGGGCGCCTGTTCCGATATGGAAGGGGGACACCTTATCCGATGACCACGACGTCCTGGGCGTTGGGCCCCTTGTCCGTGTGCCCGACTGTAAATTCGACCCGGTCGTCTTCCTCAAGACTCTTGAAGCCCTCCGTGTCAATCTCGCTGTAGTGGACGAACAGATCCTCGTCCCGGTCCTCAGCGACGATGAACCCGTAGCCTTTCTCGTTGCTGAACCACTTGACGGTTCCCGTTTCGCGCTCTGCCATGGTGCTGCTGAAAGGTCAGTCGAAAGAACGTATGCTGCACGGCAGGGCATTTGCCGTTCAACGCACACACCATGACGGTGTGGCGCCAGATGCTAGTGGCCTGCCATCTGCGATCCATTATATAATTTTCAAAACTCGAAGTCAATTTTTCCAGCTAAAGAACTTGAGAGGGGCTGGTTCATGGATCTGTCTCGGCTCCGAAGCCGTCGCGCTGCTCATTAATCCGTTCGCGTCAACATGTCGTTTGCATTGACGAGCCTCATCGACGAAGATCCAACCTTCCGGGTGCACGGCGCGGTCCGCTCCCCCATCGAGGCGGCCTGTGCGGAGCACTCTGATGTCGCAACCTTTCATGAGTTGGGCCCGAGTGAAGACGAAACAATGCTCTACGGGGCGGTGGTGGGAACCGGGCCGATTACGGTAAGCCTCATTGCCGGCAACCACGCGGACGAACCCGTCGGCCCGGAAACCCTCCGGTCCTTTCTCATCAACGGACTGGCGCGGCGGGGCGACATGGAATCGGTGCTCCGGCGCTTCCAATTCGTGATTGTGCCCCACACGAATCCGGACGGAGAGGCGCGCAACCGGGCGTGGATGGAGGCGTGGCCGGACCTGGAGGCGTACCTGAAGGAGGTTGTTCGAGAAAACCCGGGGCGCGACATGGAGTACGGATTTCCGGATATGCGCCCCGAGAACACGCACGTCTCGGCCTTTTTGCGGGAGCACGGGCCGTTCGACCTCCACGCCAGCCTGCACGGGATGTCGGCGGGGGAGGGTGCGATGCTGCTCATCAACCGGCCCTGGACCTTCCGCACACAGTCGCTTCGCGACGACTTCGCGGACGCCGCCGCGGGAGCGGGGCTGCCCCTGCACGACCACAACCGGAAAGGGGAGAAGGGATTCTTCTGGATCGAGCCGGGCTTCCAGACCACCCCGCGTGGCGACGCCATGCGGACGTACTTTCGGGCCCAGGGCGATTCCGCAATGGCCGAGCGGTTCCACGACAGTTCGATGGAGTTTGTCGCGTCGCTGGGGGGCGACCCGCTCTCGCTCGTGACGGAGCTCCCCCTGTTTCTCATTCGTGGTAAAGAGGAGGAGGGCGGACACCAACCCATACGGTACCTCAAACTCCGGGAGCGTCTGCCGGACATCAAGGCGCGTCTCGATCGGGGAGAGGACGTGGACGAGTTGCTTGCACCGTTCGACGTCCGTCCCGTCCCGCTCGAGACGGCGATGCAGATTCAGCTTCGGACTCTGGAGCTGGGCCTTCGGGCCGTCGCGCCGGACTCCACATCGTGAACTGTCTTCTCAGAACGGACCCGCAGAACGAATGTCTGCACTCATCTACGGCGCCTACGGCTACACGGGACGACTGATCGCCCAGGCGGCGGTCGAACAGGGGCTCCAGCCCGTACTGGCGGGTCGGGACGCCGATCGACTCACGGAGCTGGGGACGGCCCTGGATCTCCCGACCCAAACCGTATCCCTTTCGGAACCGGAGCGGCTCCGGACGGCCCTCGACGACGTCTCCGTCGCACTCCACTGTGCGGGGCCGTTCGTCCACACGGCCCCGCCGATGGTTGGCGCGTGTCTGGACACGGGGACGCACTACCTGGACCTGACCGGGGAGGTGGACGTGTTCCAGATGCTGGCCGAACGCGACGCGGACGCTGAGGCTGCGGGCTGCATGCTGCTTCCCGGCATTGGGTTCGACGTGGTGCCGAGCGACTGCCTGTCTCAGTTCGTAGCGGCACATACCCCTGACGCCGACATCCTTGAGGTGGCGCTGTACGCCGAGGGCACGGTGTCGCAAGGCACCCTCAAGACGCTTATTGAGCAGATGGGTCGGGGTGGGGTGGTGCGCCGGGAGGGGCGGCTCCACGACGTGCCGCCGGGATGGACCAGCCGGAACGTCGACTTCGGAGATCGTCGCCGTGGCGTTACCTCCATCCCCGAAGGCAGCGTCGTGACGAGCGGCGTCTCGACCGACGTGCCCAACGTCACGGCCTACATCGCCGTGCCGCTCCTCGTCCAGTCGCTGCTCCGGGCCAGCCAGCACGTGCAGGGGATTTTGACGTGGCCCCCCCTGAAGCGACTCCTGAAACGGCTCGTGGAGCAGGGCCGGGCCGGGCCGACCGCTGAGGAGCGCCAGCAAGGCCGCACCGTGGTGTGGGCGTCGGCACGAGATCCGGACGGAAACGCCACGACCGCCCGACTCCACGGGCCGGAGGCCTACACCTTCACGGCGCGGTCCGCAGTGGCGGCCCTCCGGCGCGTCCTCGACGGAACCGCTCCCTCCGGATATCAGACGCCGTCTACCGCCTTCGGGGCGGACTTTGCCCTCGCCGTGGACGAAACGTCACGACAGATCGTCGGGGGCCCGTCGGGGGCGTAGGAGGGCCGATTCGCCCACCGGCCCCGCCATACGTTCGTCTCCATAGCACACTGCCCTCCGTGTCCGCTTCGTCATCCGCCTCGGAATCGAACCTTAACTGGACGGCCATCGCGGCGCTGTACGCCGGGCTCGTCTTCGGAATTGGTGTTATGCTCCTGGCCGGGCAGTACCGCAACGCCACGTGGCTGGGGCTCCTGGGGCTCGCGGGCGGCTGTACGGCGTACGGCCGCGTGCTTGCCCGACGAGGTCGTGCACAGACCGCGAAGTGGTGGAGATGGGCCAGTGGCGTCCTCTACGCCGCTTTTTTTCTCTGGGCCGGAACGGTCTTCCTACGGGCCCTCTTTGGGTGATAGCACGGTCGCTGCGACCAGGGACTTCCCGGAAAAAGACCAGATCGTTGAGGTGGGCGAACTCTTTGGGAATCCAAAACAAAGACACAGATCAGGGCGTTTATCTCACCCATAGCATAACAAGAAGCTTCGGCGTATTCACCAACAAAAAAGAGAACGGCTTATGGCTTTTGACCTCCCTGACCTGCCGTATGACTACGACGCCCTGGAGCCGCACATTGACAAGCAGACGATGCGGATCCACCACGACAAGCACCATGCCGGCTACACGCGAAAGCTGAACAACGCGCTGGAGGGGCACGACGACCTCCAAGAGCACTCGGTTGAAGAGCTTCTTGCTGGTCTCGACACGCTTCCGACGGACGTGCAGACGCCGGTGCGCCAGAATGGGGGTGGCTTTTACAACCACCGTCTCTTCTGGAATACCATGTCCCCGGACGGCGGCGGCACGCCCGGTGGAGACCTGGCGGACGCCATCCACGATGCCTTTGGCTCCTACGAGGACTTCAAGGACGCCTTTGCCGACGCCGCGACCGGGCAGTTTGGCAGCGGCTGGGGATGGCTCGTGGCGCAGCCCAACGGCGACGTTACCGTGACCAGCACACCCAACCAGGACAACCCGCTGCTGGACGGGCACACGCCCATCCTCGGGATTGACGTGTGGGAGCACTCCTACTACCTCAACTATCAGAACGAGCGCGGCACCTACGTGGACGAGTGGTGGAACGTCGTCGACTGGGACACCGTCGGCGAGAACTACGACGAGATTGTGGCGGCGTAGTCCTGCTCTCCCACGGGCCCGGTAGGGGCCCGACCCATGTTGCCTGAAGGGGTGGCCGGTCCTCCGGCCACCCCTTTTTGTTGTTGAAACGGATGTTGGGACTGTCGTCGGGACGAGAGGCGCCCCCGAAGCGGGAGCACCTACGCGTCCTGAAGGGCCTGAACGAGGGTCCGGCAGAAGGCCGGAATGTCTTTCACGACGCGTCCCCAGACGAGGTGCTCCTCCTGAAAGGCGGCCTCGTCGACCCATGTCGCGCCCGCATTCAGAAGGTCGTCCTTAATGCCTGTACTTCCAGTGGCCTGACGGCCGTCCACGATGCCTGCGGAGATGCCCACGAGTCCGGCGTGACAAATCTGGGCGACGATCTTCTGCTGGGCATCCATCTCGCGCACCAGGTCCTGCACCCCCTCGTCGCGGCGGAGCTTGTCGGGGGCCCAGCCGCCCGGGACGACGACGCCGTCCAGGTTGTCGGGGTCAAGCGTCCGGGCGGCTGCATCGGTGGTGGCCGTGAGGCCGTGCTTGCCGGTGACGGTGGTGTCGGCCTCGCGCCCGGCGACCACGACCTCGGCGCCCTCCTCCCGGAGCCGCATGGTCGGGACCCAGAACTCAAGATCCTCGAACGACTTGTCGACGAGGACCGCGACGCGATGGGTGTTCAGAGACGTGGACATACGAGCGTTGCGATAGAGTTGGTTAAAAAGATTCTGTTATTGCAATCAAAAACTTGGCGACGTAGATCTCAATGCCCCCTGCGCGCCTCAGTGAGAGCCCGTCCGGTCGTACACGTCGTCGATAAACTCCTTGAACCAGGCTGGGCGTGCAACGAGAACGTACGCCGCCAGGAAGGGAACGACGGGGATCATGAACAGGAGCAGATCCACGGCGATGAGGCCGGCGGCGATGATCCAGATCTGACGGTCGGAAATGGTCGGCAGATACACAATGCGCGAGAAAAGGGTCTAAATAGACGACATCGAATCGGGGAGGTTGCGTTGCCGGGTCCTCCCACGGGCCGTTCTTGATAAACATTCGGTTCTCGTGGAAATTCGCACCGTACCCCAATCTGCCACGACCGATCGGACCCGGAGTCTCCACATACGTCCATGCCGCCCCAAAAGTCCTCTTCCTGGAACGACTGGTTCTCCCGAAGCATCGTCGAGGAAACGATTGCGCCCCTCCGAGCGGAGCGCCCTGTGCTGTTGTCGCTTCTTGTATTCCTGGTGGGAGCGGGGATCGTGATTCCCCTGTCGCTGGAGTATTGGCTCAACGAGCCCGAGTTTCTCCTCAATATCTTTGCCGAGGCGCACGGCATGCTACTGGACCTCCTGCTGTTCGGCTGTCTCTTGTTGTGGTTTGACCGGAAGGCCGAACGGAGGCGCCGGATCGAGAAGTACACCAACGCCATCAACGATCTTCTCGGCTGGGAGCACGAGATGGCGACGTACCGCATCGTGGGAAACGTCCGGCGACTGAACCGGGAAGAGACCCCTCCGGAGACGTTGAAGAATGCCTATCTACGCGGGGCGGACCTGAAGGACGCCGATCTTTCGGAAACGTCGGTGCACGGGGCCGACCTGGCCGACGCCGATCTCCAGAATGCGGACCTATCAGACGCGTACCTGGGAGCCGCGGATCTTTCTGGGGCGAATCTTCGGAACGTCAACCTCTCCGGGGCCCACTTCGGCGTGTTTGCGGGCGTGGTGGCGTCGGAGGAGGACGAGCAGGAGACGATGCTCTCCGGGGCCGACCTTCGAGGGGCGGATCTTCGAGGCATCCGGAACGCCACCGCCGACACCTTCGCAGAGGTAGAGACTCTCTTCAAGGCCCGCCTGGATCCCGACCTGGAGGCGGAAATCGAGGCGAACCATCCGGGGCTGCTGGAGCCACAGGTCGAAGGACATCGGGGATGATCCCGCTTCCGGTCCTCGGGCGTCTACTCGTTGCGAAGAACCGTCGCGGGATCGATGCGGGCGGCGCGGAGGGCCTGTGCGCTCACCGTGAGGAGGGCTACGAGGAGCGCCCCTGCGCCGGCCCAGAGAAACACACCGGGGCCGAGATCAAAGTGGTAGGCGAACGTATCAAGCCATTGGGTGAGGCCCACGTACGCCACCGGGACCGCCACCGCGATGGCTCCCCCCACCAGGCGCAGGAAGTCTTTGGAAATCAATCCCACAATTTGTCCCGCTGAGGCACCGACGGCCTTCCGGACGCCAATCTCGTGACGTCGCTGTCGGGCCGCAAAGGCGGCCAGTCCGAAGAGGCCCAGACCGGCAACAAGCACGGCGAGGACGGCAAAAATGCCCAGAAGCGTGGCGAACCGCTGGTCGGACCGATAGGCAGCAGCAAAGGACTGGTCGGCAAACTCGTAGGCGAAGGGGGCATTCGGAAAGTACCGCTGCCAGACCTCCTCGACCCCAGCGAGTCGGGAGTCGGTCTCGTCCAGATCGACGCGAAGGTAGTATGTGTCCTGGAGGATGGGGGTCAGGAAAAACGCCATCGACTCAACGCGCCGGTGGAGGGTGGCGAGGTGGACGTTGTCGACGATGCCAATCACCTCCAGGTTGCGCCCCAAAAAGCCCACGCTCACGTCGAGCGGGCGCTCCAGTGCTGCCTCCAGGGTGCGCTGGTCGGACGGAAGATCGGTGAGGAGGCGCTCGGCCGCTGCCCGGTTGAGGACGACCCCGGACGAGTCGGCGGGCCGGCCCCGCTCGAACGTGCGACCCGCAACGGGTGCAACCCCGAGCGTTTCGAAGAAGCGGTCGCCCACGGTCACGAGGCGGAGCTTATGGCGCTTCTCCGGGGCGATGCCGAGGCCGGAGAATGCGGCCCCGACGCTCGCCTGCAGATCACCGGGCATTGGCTCCGACCCCTCCGAGACCGCCGTTACGCCCGGTTTCTGAGCCACGTCTCGTCGGAAGGTGTGCGAGACCGACGGAGCATCCGCCGCCGGCGGTTGGGGGATCGTGACCACCTGTTCTGTATCGAATCCGAGGTCTGCGTCCTGCAGGTAGTCAAGCTGCCAGTACGCCGCGATGGTGCCTGCGACGAGCACCACCGCCGTGGCAAACTGAAACACGACGAGACCGCGTCGCAGAACCGATGCGCCTGCTCCACGTGCCCGGTGCACGCCGGGGCCGCCGCCCAGGACCCGGGCCGGATCGAACCGGCTCAACACGAACGCCGGGTAACTTCCGGCGCCGAGTGCCGTGACGAGGGCGATGCCGCCAAGGGTGAGCACCGTGTAGGGGTCCGCGAAGGTGGCGAACGGGAGCGACATCCCGGTCAGGCTCCGGAAGAGCGGACGGGTGGCCGCTGCAAGGCCCAGGGCCAGCACGACCGCACTTCCGACGAGAACAGCCGCTTCCGCGAGGAACTGTCGGATGAGCTGCGACTGGGTGGCCCCAATTGTCTTGCGAACGCCAATCTCTTGGGCCCGGTCGAGCGCGCGGGCCGTGGACAGATTGACGACGTTCATGCCCGCCAGGAGGAGAATGAAGAGTGCAATGGCGGCGAAGAGGGCAACGTACGCGGCCGATCCGTTCGGCTCGATCTCGAGACTGAGATCCGAATACAGATGAATGTCTGTCAGGGGTTGGAGCCGGAGTGTGGCCCCTCTCCAGTCGTCTCCCCTTCGGGCCTTGGCCTGCTCGGTAAACGTCGCCGCGAGCGAGTCCGGGGCGATCCCGTCCGGCACCTTCAGGTACGCCCGAAAGCCCCCGCCGGAGCCTTCACGCTGTGCCTCGGTGAAGTTGAACGCCGCGTCCATCGTTGCCCAGGAGACGATGATCCGGGGGTGGAAGTGAGAGGTCTCGGGAATCGGATCGAGGACCCCCGCAACCGTAACCTCCACCGTGCGATCCCCGCCGTTAAGGCCCGTCATCCGCAGGGTCTTGCCCACCGGATTTTCGTTCCCGAAGTACGTGTCCGCCATTGTGGGCGTGAGGACGGCCGTGTAGGGGCGGCCGAAGGCCTCGTTGGCCGTGCCGCGCCGTGTAGGAAAGGTAAAGACCTCGAAGAAGGAGGGACGGGCCACGAACACCGGGTCTTCGTTGAACTGCTTCGTGTCCCGGTGAACGACCGCACGCGCCTCGAAGAAGGGCGCCAGTTCAAGGGAGGGATTCTTCTCCTGAATCGCGCTGATCGTGGGCCAGGTGCTGGCGGGCATTGCCGTATCGCCCCAGTCGCTCACCAGCCGATGGATGCGATCCGTATCCTCGTGGAAGTCGTCGTATGAGAGTTCGTGCCGGACGAAGAGGGCAATAAGCAGGCACGCCGCGATTCCGATGGCCAGCCCCACCACGTTGATGACGCTGTAGCCGAGATGGCGGCGGAAGGCACGAATCGCGGTCGTGAGGTCGTTTCGAAGCATGGCAGGGTGGTGTTCAGGAGGGCGGTGCTATTCATCCCGCAGTGTTCGAGCCGGGTCGATGCGGGCGGCGCGGAGGGTCTGGGTCGCAATGGTAAGCAGGGCAACACCCACGAGCCCAAGGACACAGACCAGGACGACCCCGGCGCGTACGCCGACCGGATCCGCCATCAACTGGAGCCACCATCGGTTCAGGACCCACGCCACCGGGACGGCAACCACGGCGGCGCCGGCCACGAGCAGCGCAAACGGGCGCGACAGATGGGCCACAACATCGAGAACGCTCGCCCCGAGGGCCTTCCGAACCCCAATTTCCTTGGTCCGCGTCCGGACGTGGTAGGCGGCAAGGCTCAGTAGCCCGAGGAGGGCGATGAGGATCGCGAGGACGGCGACGCCCCCAACAGCCGACGCGAGGTCGCCGAGGGGCCCGTACCGCATGCGGAGCACGTCGTCGTAAAAGCGGCTCTCAAAGGGATAAGCCGTGTCGATTCGCTCCCGCCACAGTTGCTTTAAATCACTTTGGACGCCGGCCATATCGCTCGTTCGGGCGCGCACCAGGGCGTGAGCGTACTGGTCGGCGTCGGCGCGCAGCATCAGAGGATCGGTCCGGGCGCGCCCCATATTTCCGTAGATGTCTCCCGCCCCCGTGAAATCGAAGTTGTCGACGACGCCCACCACCGTGCGGGACGTGGTTGCCTGCGACGGGTCGCCCTGGGTCACCGCAGTGCCCAAAATTTCGCGGGGGCCGTCGAAGCCGAGGGCCTGGACGGCGGCCCGGTTGAGAATGAGGGACTCCCCGGACGCAAACTGCTCGTCCCAGTCAGTCAGTGAGGCCCGGAGCGGCAGGTTCATGTCCCGGACGTACGTCGTATCGACGGCGTAGGCCACCGGCTCGATTGCGGAGTCGATTCGGTCGGAGCGGAGGGGATGAGAGTCGTAGCTGCTGGGTCCGAGCATCAAGTTGTTGATCCCCGACACCGTCTCGACATTCGGGAGCTCCTGGGCAGCCGACCGAAAGCGCTCGTACGACACGTCCTGGAGCTCCAGGCTGATCAGCTGCTCCGTTCGCAACTGATGATCGGCCGCAGCCATCGATTGGGTCTGGCGCAGCATCGTCGCGGCCGTAACGATGAGGATGAGCGTAAACGCGACCTGAGTGGCGATGAGGGTGCTCCGGAGCCATCCCGTACCACTTCCGGTGGCGGCGTCGCCCTGCTTGCCCAGCACCTGCGCCGGACGGTACGTGGCCAGCACAAACGCCGGGTAGGCCCCCGACAAAAGGCCCACGAGCACCGCAATGCCGACCGTCACCCCGACCCCGCCCGGCGTCAACAGCCCCTCTAGCTCTAGTGGGGGAAGGTCGAGCAGACTGAAGAGATAGAGGTCGTTGAAGAGGGGCACGAGCCCCGCCAGCAGCAATACGGCGACCCCGGATGCGAGCAGGGCCGTGACCACCGACTCCGTCAAGAACTGCGCAACGAGTTGGGTGCGCTGCGCGCCCAGTGTCTTCCGGACGCCCACCTCCCGGGCTCGCCGTAGCGACCGGGCCACCGACAAGTTCACGTAGTTGAAGATAGCGGCGAGGAGCGCGACGACTGCCAGTCCCCCCATCAGCCCAAAAATCCATCCGGGCAGTATTAGAAGGCCCGAGATCTCGTTTGCGAGGGTCGGGCTGAACCGCATGTCGTCCAGCGACTGTACCAGAAGTTGGAGATTGGACGCCACCTCCGACCGGGTCCGATTCTCAAACAGAGTTGTGGCCGCGGCCTGGAGGGTAGACGGCATTGTGTCGTCGCCGAGCCGGACGTACGTGTTTTGGGTGTAGGTCTGCTTCCAGGCGTCCGGGGTGGAGGCCGTGGCGGACTCGTCGCCGGTAGAGAGGTATACGTCGGCATTCACGTGGGAGGGAGCGTCGGAGGGGGAAAGGACCCCGACGACGGTGTGCTTTTCCTCTCCTTCGTGCCGGAAAGATTCGCCTACTGGGTTTGAGACGCCAAACAGCTGCCGCGCCGTCTCCAGCGTCACCACAGCCGTACGGGGCCGCGACAGCGCGCCGCTCTGCGTTCCCGCCCGGAACCGGAAGCCGTCGAAGATTTCCCAGAATGAATCGGTAGTCCGTATGGTCTCGGCGGTTAGGCTTTTGTTGTCGTGGACGATGAAGCTATCATCGTCCTTGTTGACGGAGGCGACGGCGTCAAGGCCCGCGACCGACTCTCGCAGGGCGGTCGGAAGCGGCCTCGGGGCCGTGGCGTAGCGCGAGCCGTCGCTCTGGTCGAGCGTCGTCACCCGGTGGATCTTCTCGCTTTCTGAATGGAAGCGATCTACCCGCCATTGCTGGCGCATGAACAGGAGTACGAGCAGGGCCACGGCGAGACTGACGGCCAGTCCGATGCCGTTAATGGCCGTAGAGCCCCGGTGCTTCCAGAGGGTGCGAACGGCCGTTTTGAGGTAGCTGCGAACCATGGGGGGCGTGTTGAACTGACGACAAACGTCTGCTGCTGCTATCTGTGGACGGGCCTCCTCGCGGATCAGGAGGGCGTTTCGGGACACACATCTATCTGATCTCTTCCGCCGACTCCGCCTCGACGGGGTGGTCGGCGTCTATCCAGCCGTCGTTCAGCTTGATGATGCGCTCCCCGTAGTCCGCCAGCGTTTCCGAATGGGTCACCTGCACGATCGTCACGTCATCCTCTGTGTTCAGCCGCGTCAGGGTCTCCATAATCTCCTCGCTCTGGTCCGACTGCAGGTTCCCGGTCGGCTCGTCGGCCAGAATGACCGTGGGCTCGATGATGAGCGCCCGCGCCACGCCCACGAGTTGCTGCTGCCCCCCGGAGAGCTGGTGGGGAAACAGATCCTTCTTCGCCACGAGCCGAAACCGATCGAGCATCTCGGCCACCTTGCTCTCGCGCTCCGACGCGGAGAGGCCCTTGTAGATGAGCGGCGTCTCCAGGTTCTCGTAGACGGTCAGGTCGTCGATCAGGTGGTAGGACTGAAAGACGAAGCCGATCTGCGAGCGGTGAATCTCGGTCCGGCGGTCTTCGCTCATCAAGTGGACAGGGTCGCCCATGAACTCGTACGTGCCCTCGGTCGGCGCGTCGAGCAGGCCCAGGATGTGGAGCAGCGTCGTCTTGCCGGCCCCCGACGGGCCCTGAACGGTGACAAACGCCCCCGCCTCAATGTCGAGGTCAATCTGGCGGAGGACAAAGGTCTGCGAGAGGCCGTCGCGATAGGCCTTGGTGAGGTCGCGTGTACGAATCATAGCAGTACCAGGAGCGAACGAGCGAGAACGGCGACGACGGACTGTGCGGGAAGGGCCTCGGACCGCGAGCCCGCGGAGAAGAACACGGACGGCTGCACCGCGAATCTGTCAAGGACGGCCCCTAGACTCCAACTCAGGAGAACGGCCACTCTTGCCGGACGAGTCATGGCGTCTGTAGGGACGAAAAGG
Proteins encoded in this region:
- a CDS encoding DUF5103 domain-containing protein; this encodes MALGLTAGCKSAEETEQAESTPASPAVQPELASPSASVRTIQLYQGDDEQSLPVTSMTGGDGLTLEFDLLTEEGRPLSIYFQHADRTWRRDLSPGQTLESFQDDRLVDYRPSRGTKVSYVHYQYRFPNDDIRFRISGNYVLRVTERGRRDSVLFEQPFFVTEAEGGLQLDAEGLPVPGQRQPSLRPRARFAPPSAIRGDPFGHAVCFVRNGRLADTRCEDRPLLARQPNLEFELGRDRAYAPATAEYGLDLSTLRSTAQIARVERTPSPIRVFLDPDYARFTEASRGPSLNGQTVVRSALSAQADPSITAEYVETTFAFVPSGETPYRRPLTVAGSFSGMDPARGIQMDWNERRGRYEGRVLLKQGRHQYFYSTSDPSLAQEVRRTQPRRASTYTAFVYYRDAQYNTDRLLRVGGLRP
- a CDS encoding cold-shock protein, translated to MAERETGTVKWFSNEKGYGFIVAEDRDEDLFVHYSEIDTEGFKSLEEDDRVEFTVGHTDKGPNAQDVVVIG
- a CDS encoding M14 family zinc carboxypeptidase, producing the protein MSFALTSLIDEDPTFRVHGAVRSPIEAACAEHSDVATFHELGPSEDETMLYGAVVGTGPITVSLIAGNHADEPVGPETLRSFLINGLARRGDMESVLRRFQFVIVPHTNPDGEARNRAWMEAWPDLEAYLKEVVRENPGRDMEYGFPDMRPENTHVSAFLREHGPFDLHASLHGMSAGEGAMLLINRPWTFRTQSLRDDFADAAAGAGLPLHDHNRKGEKGFFWIEPGFQTTPRGDAMRTYFRAQGDSAMAERFHDSSMEFVASLGGDPLSLVTELPLFLIRGKEEEGGHQPIRYLKLRERLPDIKARLDRGEDVDELLAPFDVRPVPLETAMQIQLRTLELGLRAVAPDSTS
- a CDS encoding saccharopine dehydrogenase family protein — its product is MSALIYGAYGYTGRLIAQAAVEQGLQPVLAGRDADRLTELGTALDLPTQTVSLSEPERLRTALDDVSVALHCAGPFVHTAPPMVGACLDTGTHYLDLTGEVDVFQMLAERDADAEAAGCMLLPGIGFDVVPSDCLSQFVAAHTPDADILEVALYAEGTVSQGTLKTLIEQMGRGGVVRREGRLHDVPPGWTSRNVDFGDRRRGVTSIPEGSVVTSGVSTDVPNVTAYIAVPLLVQSLLRASQHVQGILTWPPLKRLLKRLVEQGRAGPTAEERQQGRTVVWASARDPDGNATTARLHGPEAYTFTARSAVAALRRVLDGTAPSGYQTPSTAFGADFALAVDETSRQIVGGPSGA
- a CDS encoding superoxide dismutase; protein product: MAFDLPDLPYDYDALEPHIDKQTMRIHHDKHHAGYTRKLNNALEGHDDLQEHSVEELLAGLDTLPTDVQTPVRQNGGGFYNHRLFWNTMSPDGGGTPGGDLADAIHDAFGSYEDFKDAFADAATGQFGSGWGWLVAQPNGDVTVTSTPNQDNPLLDGHTPILGIDVWEHSYYLNYQNERGTYVDEWWNVVDWDTVGENYDEIVAA
- a CDS encoding type 1 glutamine amidotransferase domain-containing protein, which codes for MSTSLNTHRVAVLVDKSFEDLEFWVPTMRLREEGAEVVVAGREADTTVTGKHGLTATTDAAARTLDPDNLDGVVVPGGWAPDKLRRDEGVQDLVREMDAQQKIVAQICHAGLVGISAGIVDGRQATGSTGIKDDLLNAGATWVDEAAFQEEHLVWGRVVKDIPAFCRTLVQALQDA
- a CDS encoding pentapeptide repeat-containing protein — protein: MPPQKSSSWNDWFSRSIVEETIAPLRAERPVLLSLLVFLVGAGIVIPLSLEYWLNEPEFLLNIFAEAHGMLLDLLLFGCLLLWFDRKAERRRRIEKYTNAINDLLGWEHEMATYRIVGNVRRLNREETPPETLKNAYLRGADLKDADLSETSVHGADLADADLQNADLSDAYLGAADLSGANLRNVNLSGAHFGVFAGVVASEEDEQETMLSGADLRGADLRGIRNATADTFAEVETLFKARLDPDLEAEIEANHPGLLEPQVEGHRG